One window of Gloeothece citriformis PCC 7424 genomic DNA carries:
- a CDS encoding CCA tRNA nucleotidyltransferase produces MNNELFTYHLPFDLTLLPDNAYLVGGAVRDALLKRHRDYLDLDFVLPQLAIETARKIAKVYHAGFVILDQQRQIARVVFKESTVDFALQEGETLETDLHRRDYTVNAIAYNPHRGKLIDPLGGLNDLKQGILRMVSQKNLEDDPLRLLRAYRQAAQLNFTIDPITRSTLSKLAPLLSQVAAERVQTELGYLLTHSQGTYWIIEAWKDGLFKDWFKTLTPDKIDLLSRIDSSVQTLQKKLNEQFKVTEETLGIAKLTCLVSHVPEQAELELIDLKYSRAEIRAVTTTLKAIFQLQEHSDQMTLREQYFFFLQVGNIFPILAIFAIALGINQELILALSQRYLDPHDPVAHPQPLITGHDLKESLNLKPSPLIGKLLTELQIAQIEEKIVTVDEAIDFAKYLINSEQMNC; encoded by the coding sequence ATGAACAATGAACTATTTACTTATCATTTACCTTTTGATTTAACTTTACTCCCTGACAATGCTTATTTAGTCGGTGGGGCGGTAAGAGATGCCTTACTGAAGCGACATAGAGACTATCTCGACTTAGATTTTGTTTTACCCCAATTAGCGATCGAAACGGCGCGAAAAATTGCTAAGGTTTATCATGCAGGGTTTGTTATTTTAGATCAACAGCGTCAAATAGCAAGAGTCGTTTTTAAAGAGTCTACGGTTGACTTTGCTCTCCAAGAAGGGGAAACTCTAGAAACTGACTTACATAGACGAGATTATACCGTTAATGCGATCGCTTATAATCCTCATAGGGGTAAATTAATTGATCCTCTGGGTGGTTTAAATGATTTAAAACAAGGGATACTAAGAATGGTATCTCAAAAGAATTTAGAAGATGATCCTTTAAGATTATTGAGGGCTTATCGTCAAGCCGCCCAACTTAATTTTACAATTGACCCGATTACACGCTCAACCCTATCTAAGTTAGCACCGCTATTAAGTCAGGTTGCCGCCGAAAGAGTTCAAACCGAATTAGGGTATTTATTGACTCATTCTCAAGGGACTTATTGGATAATAGAAGCTTGGAAAGATGGACTTTTTAAGGATTGGTTTAAAACTCTTACCCCAGATAAAATTGACCTTTTATCTAGGATAGACTCTTCTGTTCAAACCTTACAAAAAAAATTGAATGAGCAATTTAAGGTGACTGAAGAAACTTTAGGGATAGCAAAATTAACTTGTCTGGTATCCCACGTCCCAGAACAAGCAGAATTAGAATTAATTGACTTAAAGTATTCTAGGGCTGAAATTCGGGCAGTAACAACCACCTTAAAAGCGATTTTCCAACTCCAAGAACATTCTGATCAAATGACCCTGAGAGAGCAATATTTTTTCTTTTTACAAGTCGGAAATATTTTCCCAATACTGGCTATTTTTGCCATTGCCCTAGGCATTAATCAAGAACTCATTTTAGCTTTGAGTCAACGTTATTTAGATCCTCATGATCCGGTTGCCCATCCTCAACCTTTAATAACAGGTCATGATTTAAAGGAGTCTCTTAATCTTAAACCTAGTCCTCTCATTGGCAAACTCTTAACAGAACTTCAAATTGCCCAAATAGAAGAAAAAATTGTTACAGTAGATGAGGCAATAGATTTTGCCAAATATTTAATTAATTCTGAGCAAATGAACTGTTAA
- a CDS encoding DedA family protein, whose product MSIELLSLDNIQEIAHQYGYWAVFIGIALENMGIPLPGETITIVGGFLAGSGELNYWIVLGSAIAGAVLGDNFGYWIGRKGGWPLLVRIGKFFNISEKQLEQARKQFSKNAPRAVFFGRFVTLLRIFAGPMAGIAQMRYSQFLLCNFAGAGLWAIIMVTLSFFLGRLIPLPQLVHTIAKFGVLALVVVIIAIVLPIWLDSRKPKLTLED is encoded by the coding sequence ATGTCTATAGAGCTTCTATCATTAGACAACATTCAGGAAATAGCCCATCAATATGGCTATTGGGCTGTCTTTATCGGTATCGCCCTAGAAAATATGGGAATTCCTCTCCCTGGCGAAACTATAACTATTGTGGGTGGGTTTCTGGCTGGTAGCGGGGAACTTAACTATTGGATAGTTTTAGGAAGTGCGATCGCTGGGGCTGTTTTAGGGGATAATTTTGGGTATTGGATAGGGAGAAAAGGCGGATGGCCGTTGTTAGTCCGAATCGGAAAATTTTTTAATATATCAGAAAAACAACTAGAACAAGCTAGAAAACAATTTAGTAAAAATGCTCCTAGGGCTGTCTTTTTTGGACGGTTTGTTACGTTATTAAGAATTTTTGCCGGTCCGATGGCGGGAATTGCTCAAATGCGTTATTCTCAATTCTTATTATGTAACTTTGCCGGGGCTGGATTATGGGCGATTATTATGGTCACTCTGTCCTTTTTTCTAGGCCGCCTTATCCCTTTACCTCAATTAGTTCATACTATCGCTAAGTTTGGGGTTTTAGCCCTTGTCGTGGTTATCATTGCCATAGTTCTTCCTATCTGGTTAGATTCTCGTAAACCTAAATTAACTTTAGAAGATTAG
- a CDS encoding Ycf34 family protein — MCICVNCYFVDRCITYNAVEHQHQQPHLTENPDFEPKEPTINVNIRPKQDYIEMEWDVVGCNSFLRETGKWAKLRPGEAIPT, encoded by the coding sequence ATGTGTATTTGTGTAAACTGCTATTTTGTTGATCGCTGCATCACCTATAATGCAGTAGAACATCAACATCAACAACCCCATTTAACAGAAAATCCAGACTTTGAACCGAAAGAACCGACGATTAATGTCAATATTCGTCCCAAACAAGATTATATTGAGATGGAATGGGATGTAGTCGGGTGTAATAGTTTTCTCCGAGAAACCGGCAAATGGGCTAAACTTCGCCCCGGTGAAGCAATACCCACTTAA
- a CDS encoding DUF1345 domain-containing protein: MKRLNSSFYRFAWNLHDRTRTILSGCIGLFFLAIINPWLKLEMASIIGLIMAIGIYLCLLAIVVCNADGNKTEQRISQETPNSLDLLIILILIAFSSNILVGILLTAVGNRSHIEAKILIFLSVLAVILAWGLLHTCFGQQYARIYYDIADQKGRPFPNGLRRGLAFPGTDKPAYLDFIYVAFTIALTYAMSDVSIESSYFRRMVLIHSLISFFFYSVILGSVLNAVVTS; the protein is encoded by the coding sequence ATGAAACGTTTAAACTCTAGTTTTTATCGTTTTGCCTGGAATTTACACGATCGAACCAGAACTATTTTAAGTGGTTGTATTGGTCTTTTTTTTCTAGCCATTATAAATCCTTGGTTAAAGTTAGAAATGGCTTCTATTATCGGTTTGATTATGGCGATCGGAATCTATCTTTGTCTCCTGGCAATTGTTGTTTGTAATGCCGATGGGAATAAAACTGAACAAAGAATTTCTCAAGAAACCCCTAATTCTTTAGATTTATTAATTATTTTAATTCTTATTGCTTTTTCGAGTAATATTTTAGTAGGAATTCTGTTAACAGCCGTCGGAAATCGCAGCCACATCGAGGCGAAAATTTTGATTTTTTTAAGTGTTCTTGCGGTTATTTTAGCCTGGGGTTTGTTACATACTTGTTTTGGTCAGCAATATGCTCGAATTTATTACGATATAGCCGATCAAAAAGGACGGCCTTTTCCCAATGGCTTGCGCCGGGGTTTAGCTTTTCCTGGCACAGATAAACCTGCCTATTTAGATTTTATTTATGTCGCTTTTACCATTGCTTTAACTTATGCCATGAGTGATGTTTCTATCGAGTCTAGTTATTTCAGACGAATGGTTCTTATCCATAGTTTGATCTCTTTTTTCTTCTACTCCGTGATTTTAGGAAGTGTTCTTAATGCTGTAGTCACTTCTTAG